The Actinocorallia herbida DNA window CGCGGCGATGGTCGCGGTCGCCGCCGAGGTGGTCGAGCGCTTCGGCCGGGTGGACGTGGTCGTCGCCAACGCGGGCATCGCCACGGGCGGCCCCGTGGAGCTGTCGGACCCGGCCACGTTCAACCGCGTCATCCAGGTGAACCTCATCGGCAGCGTCACGACCGCGCGCGCCTTCCTGCCCGCGCTGCGCCGGTCGAAGGGCTACTTCTTCCAGGTCGCGTCCCTCGCCGCGCTGACGGCCGCGCCGATGATGGCGGCCTACTGCGCCAGCAAGGCGGGCGTGGAGGCGTTCGCGCACTCCCTGCGCGCGGAGGTCGCCCGCTACGGCGTCGGCGTGGGCGTCGGCTACCTCAGCTGGACCGACACCGACATGGTCCGCGGCGCCGACGAGGACAAGGCGCTCGGCGAGCTGCGCGCCCAGATGCCGTGGCCGACCGGCAAGACCTACCCGCTGGCCCCGACCGTCGACCGCCTCGTCGCGGGGATCCTGCGGCGCCGTCCGCAGGTGTACGGCCAGTGGTGGCTGCCGGGGCTGCGCTACATGCGCCCGCTCATCCCCGCGATCGTGACGAGCCAGGCGGGCAAGATGCTCGCGGGCTTCGACGAGAAGTGGGCGGCCGCGAGCGGGAAGAACCGCCTGGTCGGCGCGGGCGGGGCGGCCGACGAGAAGCGCTGACGCGCCGGGGCGCGGCCGCGCCGGGCGAGGAAGGCGGGCGGTCTTCTGGGGCCCCGGTCTGGACGGCGAATGTAGGTAAGGCTTACCTTCGTAAGGCTTACCTAAGTTCATTTTTCGCCGGCTCGTGTGAAAGGGCGCCCATGACCAGCACCGCAGAGCATGTCCACGACCTGGTGGGGATCGGTTTCGGTCCCTCCAACCTCGCTCTGGCGATCGCCTTGCGCGAAGAGGGCGGTGACCTCGACGCGGTCTTCCTCGAGCGGCAGCCCGCGTTCGGCTGGCATCGCGGCATGCTCATCGAGGGCACCACGATGCAGGTCTCGTTCCTCAAGGACCTCGCGACGATGCGGAACCCGTCGAGCTCCTTCAGCTTCCTGCACTACCTGAAGGAGCGCGGCAGGCTCGTCGACTTCATCAACCACAAGACGATGTTCCCGTCGCGGTTGGAGTTCCACGACTACCTCGAGTGGGCGGCCGCGAGATTCACCGACCAGGTGGAGTACGGGACCGAGGTGCTCGCGGTCCGGCCCGTCGTCGAGGACGGCGCCGTGGTGGCGTGCGAGATCGTGGCCACCAAGGACGGCGAGACCGTGGTGCGCCGGGCCCGCAACCTGGTGATCGCCACCGGGCTCGAGCCCGCCGTGCCCGCCGGGATCGCGCTGGGCGACCGGGTGTGGCACAGCCACGAGCTGCTGCGCCGCCTGCCCGGGCTGCGCGGCCCGCGCAGGCTGCTGGTGCTGGGCGCGGGGCAGAGCGGCGCGGAGGTCGTCGACCACCTGCACCAGTCCTACCCCGACACCGAGGTGTGCGCGGTCTTCGCCAAGTACGGCTACACCCCGGCCGACGACAGCAGCTTCGCCAACCGCATCTTCGACCCGGCCGCGGTGGACCACTTCCACTACGCGCCCGAGGACGTGAAGCGGATGCTGCTGGACTACCACGGGTCCACCAACTACTCCGTCGTCGACCTCGACCTCATCGACGAGCTGTACCGGCGCGTCTACCAGGAGAAGGTGCAGGGCAAGGAGCGGCTCCGCATCCTCAACGTCTCGCGGGTCCTGGACCTCACCGAGCACGCCGACGGCGTCAGCGCGCTGGTGGAGTACCTGCCTACGGGTGAGCGGACCGTCCTGGAAGCCGACGCCCTGGTCTGCGCGACCGGCTACCGCAGCCGCGACCCCCTCGGCATGCTCGGCGACCTCGCCGCCCACTGCGTGCGGCGCCCCGACGGAGGCCCGGACATCGCCCGCGACTACCGCATCGCCACCGCCCCCGAGGTGCGCTGCGGCATCTACCTCCAGGGCGCGACCGAGCGGACGCACGGGCTCGGCTCGACCCTGCTGTCCAACACCGCGGTGCGGGCCGGGGAGATCGTGCAGTCCCTCGTGCGCGCCCGGCGGCTCGTGACGGTCTGACCCGGACTCCTCGCGACGGACGGGCCGCGTGCCCGTCCGTCAGCCGTCGATGAGCGCCTGGACGGCCGGGGCGTACCGGCCGATGACCTCGGCGGGGTCGGCGGCCATGATCGCGCCCTGCTTGTGCAGGCTCAGCACGGTGCTGAGCCCGAGGAACTGCGCCCACACCAGCTCCGCGCGCAGCGCCGCGCGCGGGCCGGGGAGCAGCGCGGCGAGGCGGTCGGTGGCCTGCTCGCGGAAGCGGCGCAGCAGCAGCTCCCGCTCGTCGCCCGCGCCGATGCCGAACACCACCCGGATGAGCGGCGGGGGCAGGTCCCGGTGCCGGACCATGACCGCGGTCTCCACGAGGTGGCGGCCGAGGTCGGCGAGCGGGACCGCGAGCAGCGCCTCGACGTCGCCGGAGAAGTCCGCGACCGCCTCGAACAGCTGCTCCTTGCCGCCGAAGTGCTTGACGATGAGGGCGGCGCTCACCCCCGCCTCGGCCGCGATGGCGCGCAGCGTCACCATGTCGTACGGGTGGAAGGCGAACGCCCGGCGGGCGGCCCGCAGGATCGCGGTGCGGCCCGAGTCGCTCACGCGGGCTCCGCGACGGGCTCGACCAGGGGGGCGCGCACGGCGAGCGGGCGGCGAGGCACCATCAGCGCGAGCACCAGGGCGCAGACCGCGGCGGCGCCGGCGATGAGGAAGATGAGCAGGTACGCGTCGAGGCTGGGATCGCCGCCGATGACCAGGTGGCTGAGCACCGCGGCGCTCATCGCGCTGGACCCGGCCTGCCCGACCATCCGCATGAGCGTGTTGACGCCCGTCGCCTCGCCCGTCTCGCTGACCGGGATGGCGCCCATGATCAGCACCGGGAGCGCGGAGTAGGCCAGGGCGGTGCCGATGGCGACAACGGTGGCTCCCAGGATGATCGACCACAGGACGTGGCTCGCGGCGTATCGGACCACATAGCCTAGCGCGATCACGATCGAGGCCAGGGCGACGGTGGTCTTCGCGCCGCGCCGGTTGGTGAGGCGCGCCGAGACCGGCGCGAGGAACGCCATCGCCAGGCCGCCGGGCAGCAGGCACAGGCCGCCCGCCACGATCGACAGGCCGAGGCCGTAGCCGGTGCTCTCCGGCTCCTGCACGAGCTGCGCGGTCGACAGCGAGTTGGCGTAGAAGGCGAAGCCGACGAACAGCGCGGCGAGGTTGGCCAGCAGCACCGCGGGCCGGGCCGCGACGCGCAGGTCGAGCAGCGGCGCGGGACGGCGCAGCTCGTACCGGCCCCAGACGAGCGCGAGCACCAGGGCGGCGCCGGCGAGGCCGAGCGTCGAGGGCGCGGTGAAGCCCCAGTCGGGGCCCTTGGTGACCGCCAGCATCAGGCACACCAGGATCGCGGTCAGCCCGACCGCGCCCGGGTAGTCGAACCGCTGGTGCGCGGCGCGCGGCGACTCCGGCACCGCCCAGCGGACGAGCAGCAGCACGCCGAAGGCGGCGACCGCGCACACCCAGAACATGGCGTGCCAGCTCACGTACTCGATGACGAACGCGGCGATCGGCAGTCCGATGGCCGCGCCGATGCCGATGGTCGCGCTCATCAGCGCGACCCCTCCGGCGACCCGCTCGGGCGGCAGCTCGTCGCGCAGGATGCTGATGCCGAGCGGGGTCGCGGCGAGGCCGACGCCCTGGAGGGCCCGGCCGAGGATGAGCAGCGGAAGCATGGAGGACAGCGCGCAGACCAGGGACCCGACGACCACCACGGCCAGCGCCCAGAGCAGGACGCGCCGCCTGCCGTACATGTCGCCCGCGCGGCCGAGGAGCGGAGTGGCGACGGAGCCGCTGAGCAGGGTCGCGGTGACGACCCAGCTGACGTCCGCGGGCGCGCTCCCGGTGATCTCCGGCAGGGTCGGCAGCATCGGGACGGTGATCGTCTGCATCAGCGCGACGACGGTGCCCGAGGAGGCGAGAACCGTGGTGATGGGGGGTGTACGTCTGTTCACCCATCAAGGTAAACATATGTTCACCCGCGGGCCGGGGAAAAGCCGGGTGAGCTGTGTCTCATCACCCGGTCTCCGGGACGGAGGCCGGGCGCGCCGTGCGAAGGCCGTCAGAGCAGACCGCGGTACTGGACGCCCGGGGTCACGACGGCCGGGGCGAGCAGCTCCGAGACCGTGGCGAAGACATAGCCGCGCTTCTTGAGCTCCGCGACGATCCGCGGCACCGCCCGCACGCTGTCCCGCTTGATGTCGTGCAGGAGCACGATCTCGCCCGGCTGGACCTCCTTCAGCACCTTCGCGGCGACCGCGTCGCGCGACAGGCCGCGCCAGTCCTGCGGATCGATCGTCCAGGTGACCTCCGGCAGCCCGAGCGCCTCCAGCTCCTTGGCCACCTTCCGGTCGCTCGACCCGTACGGCGGCCGCATGACCGACGGGCGCACCCCGGCGACCTGGCGGACGAGATCTGACGTCCGGGTCAGCTCCGACCGCACGGCCGCGGCGTCCAGCCGGGTGAGGTCGCGGTGGTCCCAGGTGTGGTTCCCGATCTGGTGCCCCGCCTCGGCCGTCGCGCGCAGCACGTCGGGATTCTCGGCGACCTTCTCGCCCAGCACGAAGAAGGTCGCCCTGACCTTCTCGTCCTTCAGCGTCTTCAGCAGTTCCGCGGTGTAGGGGCCGGGGCCGTCGTCGAACGTCAGCGCGACGCACTTGGCCACCGCGCAGTCGTGCGGATAGGCGTCGGTGCGGGGGAGGCCGCGGCGCGCCTCGGCGTCCGCGGCGATCACCGGGACCACCGACCTGCCCCCGGCGCCCGGGGCCGGGCCCTCCGGCAGCAGGTGGACGTCGCCGACGACCGCGACGACGCCGAGCCCCGCCATCCCGATGGCCACACTCGCCCCGAGCACGAGCACCGCCACCAGCGCGAGCGCGGCCGTCACCGCCACCGCGAGCTTCCTCATCTACCGCCCCCGAACGCCCAATGAAGATCGTTTGCAGGACGGACACTGCCCGATGCCGGGCCTGGAAAACCAGGCGGCGCGCGCGGGTCGGCCGGGTGTCCGAAAGGCCGGGTATTTGGGATGATCGCCGGATGTCGCAGTGGTGGCGGGGATACCGCCGGGAATGGCTCCGGGGCGACGCCGCCGCGGGCGTGACCGTCGCGGCGTACCTCGTTCCGC harbors:
- a CDS encoding polysaccharide deacetylase family protein produces the protein MRKLAVAVTAALALVAVLVLGASVAIGMAGLGVVAVVGDVHLLPEGPAPGAGGRSVVPVIAADAEARRGLPRTDAYPHDCAVAKCVALTFDDGPGPYTAELLKTLKDEKVRATFFVLGEKVAENPDVLRATAEAGHQIGNHTWDHRDLTRLDAAAVRSELTRTSDLVRQVAGVRPSVMRPPYGSSDRKVAKELEALGLPEVTWTIDPQDWRGLSRDAVAAKVLKEVQPGEIVLLHDIKRDSVRAVPRIVAELKKRGYVFATVSELLAPAVVTPGVQYRGLL
- a CDS encoding TetR/AcrR family transcriptional regulator, with protein sequence MSDSGRTAILRAARRAFAFHPYDMVTLRAIAAEAGVSAALIVKHFGGKEQLFEAVADFSGDVEALLAVPLADLGRHLVETAVMVRHRDLPPPLIRVVFGIGAGDERELLLRRFREQATDRLAALLPGPRAALRAELVWAQFLGLSTVLSLHKQGAIMAADPAEVIGRYAPAVQALIDG
- a CDS encoding SDR family oxidoreductase; the protein is MSGAKVAVVTGAARGLGELIALRLAGKGFRLALVGLEPEELARVAEKCGNGAESWKADVTDDAAMVAVAAEVVERFGRVDVVVANAGIATGGPVELSDPATFNRVIQVNLIGSVTTARAFLPALRRSKGYFFQVASLAALTAAPMMAAYCASKAGVEAFAHSLRAEVARYGVGVGVGYLSWTDTDMVRGADEDKALGELRAQMPWPTGKTYPLAPTVDRLVAGILRRRPQVYGQWWLPGLRYMRPLIPAIVTSQAGKMLAGFDEKWAAASGKNRLVGAGGAADEKR
- a CDS encoding lysine N(6)-hydroxylase/L-ornithine N(5)-oxygenase family protein, which codes for MTSTAEHVHDLVGIGFGPSNLALAIALREEGGDLDAVFLERQPAFGWHRGMLIEGTTMQVSFLKDLATMRNPSSSFSFLHYLKERGRLVDFINHKTMFPSRLEFHDYLEWAAARFTDQVEYGTEVLAVRPVVEDGAVVACEIVATKDGETVVRRARNLVIATGLEPAVPAGIALGDRVWHSHELLRRLPGLRGPRRLLVLGAGQSGAEVVDHLHQSYPDTEVCAVFAKYGYTPADDSSFANRIFDPAAVDHFHYAPEDVKRMLLDYHGSTNYSVVDLDLIDELYRRVYQEKVQGKERLRILNVSRVLDLTEHADGVSALVEYLPTGERTVLEADALVCATGYRSRDPLGMLGDLAAHCVRRPDGGPDIARDYRIATAPEVRCGIYLQGATERTHGLGSTLLSNTAVRAGEIVQSLVRARRLVTV
- a CDS encoding MFS transporter codes for the protein MNRRTPPITTVLASSGTVVALMQTITVPMLPTLPEITGSAPADVSWVVTATLLSGSVATPLLGRAGDMYGRRRVLLWALAVVVVGSLVCALSSMLPLLILGRALQGVGLAATPLGISILRDELPPERVAGGVALMSATIGIGAAIGLPIAAFVIEYVSWHAMFWVCAVAAFGVLLLVRWAVPESPRAAHQRFDYPGAVGLTAILVCLMLAVTKGPDWGFTAPSTLGLAGAALVLALVWGRYELRRPAPLLDLRVAARPAVLLANLAALFVGFAFYANSLSTAQLVQEPESTGYGLGLSIVAGGLCLLPGGLAMAFLAPVSARLTNRRGAKTTVALASIVIALGYVVRYAASHVLWSIILGATVVAIGTALAYSALPVLIMGAIPVSETGEATGVNTLMRMVGQAGSSAMSAAVLSHLVIGGDPSLDAYLLIFLIAGAAAVCALVLALMVPRRPLAVRAPLVEPVAEPA